Within Plectropomus leopardus isolate mb chromosome 23, YSFRI_Pleo_2.0, whole genome shotgun sequence, the genomic segment TcgtaaattcagaaaattacatcactgtCCTGTAATtgagcctttaaaaccagaaaaagacaatacGGGTATCTAAAATTTAAGACGGTATTTAGTCTCATGTCATGATATCGATGTAATCTCTCTAGTCTTGTTCCTGTAGGAAGCGCTCTCTCATGCAGTATGACTGGATTATTTCTTCTGCGTTGTTCATTGTTCTGACCTCCTGATCTCCACCTCAGGTACCCTTCGACCGGTACGACGTAGCTTCTACGACCCCACCTCAGCGCCGGGCCAGGGCTGGTTGTGGGAGTGGGAGAACGACGCTGGCAGTTGGACGGCGTACGACACGGAGGTGGGCATCGCCATCCAGGCGGCACGAGATCGTCAGCAGCCCTGGCTGGACCTGGCGCCGCTGGGTTTCTGCTACCTCATTGACTTCGAAAGCATGACCCAAATCAACGGGCAGACGCAACGCTGCCGACGCATCCAACGCCGCTCCGACCTAGCTTACCCGCTGGTCTCCGGGCCCCTGCCCAAATCACACCACGCCTGGGGGCCCATGTCCATGCCAAGCCACGGAGGACTGCTCGGTGTGGATGTGTCCGGAGTGGGCATGGGGATCCGGATGAGCAGCAGTGGGACTGGAAACGGGAGCGCGTACCCCAGTGGGGCGCTTCCTGCCTCGGCCATCACCTCGTTGGGACAGCCGTGCGCCTGTCAGCAGTGCATGTTGGTGCTAAGTGTCAAAGCGGGCGCCATGTCTGCTCACACTCTGGGTCGCAGACCGCCACAGACCAAACCCCCCAGTCCCAAAATCAGCAGTTACCCCATCTCAGGAGGGTCGTACTCACTAACGCTCCCTCGACCGCCGTCCCTGTCACGGTCCTTTTCCCCCCACAGGACGTCCATAGTTGGGGCAACAGGTGGCTACAGTTTGGGTGGCGCAGGAGGTATGGGTATCGTTGGTGGTGGCGGTGTCGGCAGTGTTGGCAGTGCCAGCCTCGGCTACGGAGGAGGCTTCCCCCACTCTCTGTCCCTCCTTGGCTCAGCCACCGCCGCCCTCTCAATCTCCTCCACccgccccccacccccccctctccctcctcctcccaccacctcctcctccgcccTCCACCACCCTCTCATCTGCTGCCACCTCTCCCCCTCACCCTTCCACCTCGTCCTCCCTCTCAGCTTCCTGTTCTGCCCCCACGGCGCCCGCTCCAGGCCCACCTCTCATCTCCACAGCTGCCTCCACCTGCACACCCTCGCCTTCCGCCCGTGTCCTGGGTCCAGTGTCTTCGTCCGGTGCTGCTGCTTGCGCGGCCCCCCTGCCGCCGCGATCCAGCCTAGCAGGGCTAAGCCGACCTGCACTGCAGCGTATCGCCATGGCTCAGTCTCGTGCCCTTATCGCCTCTGGGTGAGTACACAACAACTGCAGGTCGCTCAAAATATTCTTTTAGAGCCAAAAAGGttctgaaatccaagaaacagtGAGAAAACCTCTGGAAATCATGTATATTAAGGGTGTGCAATGTCATACCGTTCATgataacaccataataatttTTCATATGATGAAAAAATTCATATATATAATAGCGCTGAATAACACACATTACAGCAAGAAGCGTAGAGGAGAAATGATGGAGCGTGCAGGTCCAAGTAGACCTCAACAACAAAATCTTAAAGGATTTTTCAAAAGGGGACTGAAATCGcctgttgatttattttatatatacatacactaGTTACAGATTCAGGcgtacattttttcatttggcATCTGTTTagatcttatttttttcttatttttaatttttttttaggaatattTGAAAGCAAACTGTTATGTTTCCGCTGACATATAAAATTATAACACTTATTTTGTCGCAACTCTACTTTCTAGaaatttatgacaaaatatttttcagtattttgtcatatcatcaagAATATCGTTAGCacagaaatatcctgaaatatCGTGATATTTTAGGGTCAAGTTCAACTTGCAACAACACCTGCAGGTATAGATGAACCCACAGAGAATTgtcacacaccagcagcagcaggaagtttTTGTAATGCACAAGCTCCAAAAAATCAAGTGTAAACTACCTGCCCAATACCTAACAGTTGGTGACAAGCTGATGAGTATCTGTGGCTAAAAAgacaacacagacaaaacatatcagaggagaagaaaatgtgtaagaaatcaaaaaatgtacacaatGCCAGCTAGTTAAGGACATTTTGTGCTTATTGTTCAATGTTTGATGTGACACTGAAACTGCATTCCTTATCACTATACTGTATGTGAAACTAAACGAACAAAAAAATGTACGACAATCAATTTAGACGGGGCATTGTAATTTGTTTGAAGCCCTCATTACACAGTGTCTGACATCAGCGCTCATTAGCATTCATGAGCCTTTAATCTCGGTGACAAAGTCCACCAGGCTCCTTCATTTCCATGGCAAAACAATGAGGAGCATTCACACTGAACAAGCCGCACTCTCACGAGTGTTTCACATTCCAGACATTTGTCATGCAACCGCTTAATGATGGATTTacttcacagacacacacacactcatgcacatgAATATGCAGAGTTTGTAAAcaatttttgtgcaaaaaaaattgtagctCTGGGCCTCAGAAATCAGAAAAGTCTGGAAATACTTtgtggttatgtgtgtgtaagcacTTTTGTTGGTAACCAGCATGGACTTGGGGCTTGTTTCACAGAGCAGGTTTACTGAGTTATCTGGAtaactttgttgtttaaaaccTCAGATTTGGAACATTATAAAAAGACATGCTGTGGGTTTCACTCAGCCAACCACATCTGGAACAGGTCTGTAACATCTGGGATGTCCCCATCGTTATGGAGTGCTTAGTATTTTCATTAGTGGTCATCTTGTGCTGGAGACTTCTCCTCGTATTTGAGCACGATCTCAGTTTTCAGAAGTCGTCTTTTAGGCTTTTAGTCTTAGTTTGTGCAGGAGTGTATCTTCAGtctgtacacagctctgcttgCTGTGTCACTAGTTATACTGGCTGATGTTATTCACTGGAAATGAGGTTGAATTTTCGGTGACAGAGGCAACATATTGTTGGGGTTTTGTGTTGCTTGTCCTTTCTACACAGAGATCATGCTATAGAGCTGCTATTATGTCCCTTCATTATGTTTGCTTTGGGTTTgcacacagaaccaaacagtAGAGTGCCCCagagatgacatttttctgtcaattaaCCCAGAAGCGAatgtcaccctggttcccttgtcaaaaagcctatgggatttttcctttGGATTTTAGATCTTTGCAGATAATACATGTTCCtatacttaaatgttttgttcagcaagataatctttacaaatgaGAACTGCTCTCCAAAGAGGCGTGATGGGCGTGACATTTAACACGAGTGTACGTATAACATACATAGCAGtcctttctaaacaataacaatggcataacgtgacaataacaataatatgcCTTCTGATCTCTGTCCTCTGTAGGGTAAGGAGGGTAAGGAGCttccaaatctgtttttttttttgcaaatttgcgGACATTTACAGGTGCTTTTCTTTAAGTTAGATGttactgcagctttttaaatctGTCAGGGTGGATCTCACACATAATATGTCATCAAACGTCACAACTGTCCTGCCCATGGTCCTGTCCTGCCGGCTGTCCTTTGTCCTTTCTCTGCAGAGACAGTTTCAGTGATGTTGATACCTCCCATGCAACCTAAaagcgagacaactctgtccatTCAACAATCATACCTTTTATAGAGAACAGAAAGGCCACTGCTGTTTTACTACCCTTtcttaaatattcagtttatcCGAGAGGTCAGCAGACAAATCTGTTtcagtacatttaaaaatggtgTCAACCGGGCGCCAAGAAGCTCAGTTAGTAgggcgggcgccccatgtacagaggctgtgtcctcgccggagtgggttcgattctggcctcgcccctttgctgcatgtcatcccttctctctctcccccttttcacACTGTATCTGTCCTGTCTTACATAAAGGCCCCTTCCTCTTAGAAGTGTGTTGCGTTATTTGAGA encodes:
- the dtx4a gene encoding LOW QUALITY PROTEIN: E3 ubiquitin-protein ligase DTX4a (The sequence of the model RefSeq protein was modified relative to this genomic sequence to represent the inferred CDS: deleted 1 base in 1 codon) produces the protein MLLASAVVVWEWLNEHGRWRPYSPAVCHHIEAVIRSDPRCGSVVLGQVDSRLSPYIIDLHSMHQFRQDTGTLRPVRRSFYDPTSAPGQGWLWEWENDAGSWTAYDTEVGIAIQAARDRQQPWLDLAPLGFCYLIDFESMTQINGQTQRCRRIQRRSDLAYPLVSGPLPKSHHAWGPMSMPSHGGLLGVDVSGVGMGIRMSSSGTGNGSAYPSGALPASAITSLGQPCACQQCMLVLSVKAGAMSAHTLGRRPPQTKPPSPKISSYPISGGSYSLTLPRPPSLSRSFSPHRTSIVGATGGYSLGGAGGMGIVGGGGVGSVGSASLGYGGGFPHSLSLLGSATAALSISSTRPPPPPLPPPPPPPPPPSTTLSSAATSPPHPSTSSSLSASCSAPTAPAPGPPLISTAASTCTPSPSARVLGPVSSSGAAACAAPLPPRSSLAGLSRPALQRIAMAQSRALIASGVPTVPVKNLNGSSPVHPALAGITGILMSAAGLPVCLTRPPKLVLHPPPVSKSDIKPVPGLGHCCRKTTKKQARKGKTPEEVVKRYLQKVRNPPEEDCTICMEALAGPSGYKGPGVGGISRAESVGRLAQCGHQYHLQCLVAMYNNGNKDGSLQCPTCKTIYGVKTGNQPPGKMEYHVIPHSLPGHPDCKTIRIIYNIPPGIQGPEHPNPGKPFTARGFPRHCYLPDSEKGRKVLRLLLVAWDRRLIFSVGTSSTTGESDTVIWNEVHHKTEFGSNLTGHGYPDPGHLDNVLEELKAQGITEEECLPRD